A genomic window from Purpureocillium takamizusanense chromosome 2, complete sequence includes:
- the VAM6 gene encoding Vacuolar morphogenesis protein 6 (BUSCO:EOG09260OCI~COG:U~EggNog:ENOG503NY6X), which produces MLSAFTARPIIEFRQRDKSKIETILAYGDRILVGLNNGALRVYRLNEPPPPTAAAAQDEPAPSAATQAGSASNSPQNGDRPTSRSGKPTDLLREVERFSTRAIEQLAIIKEANTIVSLSNYSVSLYDWQTYQLIETLGRSKNASCFAVTSNIVKDPDTGIPEIISRLAVAVKRRLLLWSWHESELSDDVGEVVLSESIRSITWANATKLVCGMNGGYVLVDALTHEIDDIVSPGTVGGASQGSRFGAVSSASMGYMGLGGYMPRPLAAKLADGELLLAKDINTLFVNDEGKPLERRQIPWLSAPESIGYSYPYIVALQPPAKGSLEVRNPDTLSLLQSMSLPGAAQLHFPPPTVSLAHAGKGFHISSDRCVWKMDATDYDSQVEELVAKGKFDEAISVLNMLEDALLKDKAETLREVKMLKAEMLFAKKKYRQAMDLMNEDDVHAPPERVLRLFPPQIAGDLSRWAHVQDAKDADEEPPKKTGGTRPSSPDGDAEQAAPPMVGGFAKLFRGAHKKNISDAASVTSAKKDATEEDDTESAKESPAEDKPLQGKELTKAVLELNSYLAGTRARLQRVIDPVTGRLKPRTDQGSSAEEAAERFLRTTQDESEQKLEEELRKTFRLVDTTLFRAYMFSQPSLAGSLFRIPNFCDPDVVNERLLEHNRYNELVDFFYGKRLHKEALDLLRRFGSTTKPDEAAPTLHGPDRTIQYLQNLPPSEIDLVLEYAGWTLKSNPDYAMEIFTGDTENAETLPRERVISFLREVDTKLERLYLEHIINELDDMTADFHNRLVELYVRNLTGMSKGEEFDALMDKFIKFLRDSRQVYGLTRAFAQIPKDDPSFYEAQAVVLSNMGSHRQALDIFVFKMKDYGKAEEYCNRVHKQQEAAAASTEESEKSDVADDSTKSIYHILLSLYLKPPPPHEAQLEPALDLLSKHGSRLPATSTLGLIPDDLPVGALEAYFRGRIRSANSLVNESRIVAGLRKAEFISTAARLHLGDNVDGGQGGRNRHVTITDERHCVVCHKKLGGGMRIGGSVVAVLPDNTVVHYGCLSRATGQKADSTRAPSWGRGF; this is translated from the exons ATGCTCTCCGCATTCACAGCCCGGCCCATCATTGAGTTCCGGCAGCGCGACAAGTCCAAGATCGAGACCATCCTCGCCTACG GCGACCGaatcctcgtcggcctcaacAACGGCGCGCTGCGCGTCTATCGCCTCAACGAGCCGCCCCCGCccaccgcagccgccgcccaagacgAACCGGCCCCGTCCGCAGCAACACAAgccggcagcgccagcaacTCCCCCCAGAATGGCGACCGCCCGACCTCGCGGTCCGGCAAGCCCACGGACCTTCTGCGCGAGGTGGAGAGGTTCTCGACGCGCgccatcgagcagctcgccatcatcaaggAGGCAAACACCATCGTCTCGCTGTCCAACTACAGCGTCTCGCTCTACGATTGGCAGACGTACCAGCTGATCGAGACGCTCGGTCGGTCCAAGAACGCGTCCTGCTTCGCCGTCACGTCCAACATCGTCAAGGATCCCGACACCGGCATACCCGAGATTATAAGCCGTCTGGCGGTTGCGGTgaagcggcggctgctgctctggaGCTGGCATGAGAGCGAACTGAGCGATGATGTCGGTGAGGTTGTGCTGTCAGAGTCTATTCGATCCATCACATGGGCCAATGCGACGAAACTCGTGTGTGGCATGAACGGGGGATACGTCCTGGTTGATGCCTTGACACACGAAATCGACGACATTGTCAGCCCCGGCACGGTGGGTGGCGCGAGCCAGGGGAGCCGCTTTGGTGCCGTTAGCAGTGCGAGCATGGGCTACATGGGGCTCGGCGGGTACATGCCCCGACCGCTGGCCGCgaagctggccgacggcgaaCTTTTACTGGCCAAGGACATCAATACCTTGTTCGTGAATGATGAGGGGAAGCCACTTGAACGGCGGCAGATACCATGGCTCTCTGCGCCCGAGTCCATCGGATACTCCTATCCCTACATTGTGGCcttgcagccgccggccaagGGGTCGTTGGAGGTACGAAACCCGGACACGCTGTCGCTGTTGCAGAGCATGTCACTCCCCGGGGCCGCTCAGCTGCAtttcccgccgccgacggtcAGCTTGGCACATGCTGGCAAGGGCTTCCACATCTCCAGCGACCGGTGCGTGTGGAAGATGGACGCAACCGACTACGACTCGCAGGTGGAAGAGCTGGTCGCGAAGGGCAAGTTTGACGAAGCCATCAGCGTCCTCAACATGCTAGAGGACGCATTactcaaggacaaggcggAGACGCTCCGTGAGGTCAAGATGCTCAAGGCGGAGATGCTCTTCGCCAAGAAAAAGTATCGCCAGGCCATGGACTTGATGAATGAAGACGACGTTCACGCGCCTCCGGAAAGGGTGCTGAGGCTATTCCCGCCTCAGATCGCGGGCGACTTGTCGCGTTGGGCCCATGTGCAGGACGCCAAGGACGCAGATGAGGagccgccgaagaagactGGGGGGACGAGACCCAGTAGCCCGGACGGAGACGCGGAGCAagctgcgccgcccatggtcggcggcttcgcgAAGCTGTTCCGGGGAGCGCACAAGAAGAACATATCGGACGCTGCCTCCGTCACGTCGGCAAAGAAAGACGCTACGGAAGAGGACGACACCGAAAGTGCCAAGGAATCGCCTGCGGAGGATAAGCCGCTCCAGGGAAAAGAGTTGACGAAAGCGGTGTTGGAGCTGAATAGCTATCTCGCGGGAACCCGCGCGCGGCTTCAGCGAGTCATCGACCCAGTGACAGGGAGGCTCAAGCCACGGACGGACCAGGGCAGCTCCGCGGAAGAGGCAGCAGAGAGGTTTCTGAGGACGACACAGGATGAGTCGGAGCAGAAactcgaggaggagctgcgaAAGACGtttcgcctcgtcgacacAACCCTATTCCGCGCATACATGTTCTCACAACCATCTCTCGCAGGCTCGCTGTTCCGAATCCCCAACTTTTGTGACCCAGATGTGGTCAACGAGAGACTTCTGGAGCACAACAGGTACAACGAGCTGGTGGATTTCTTCTACGGCAAGAGGCTGCACAAGGAGGCTCTGGATCTACTCCGTAGGTTCGGGTCGACCACGAAGCCCGACGAGGCAGCGCCAACACTCCACGGGCCGGACCGCACCATTCAGTACCTGCAGAACCTGCCTCCGTCCGAAATCGACCTCGTGCTGGAGTACGCTGGGTGGACGCTTAAGAGCAACCCCGACTACGCCATGGAGATCTTTACGGGCGACACGGAGAATGCGGAGACGTTGCCTCGCGAGAGAGTCATCTCGTTCCTCCGCGAGGTCGACACCAAGCTTGAGAGGCTGTATTTGGAACACATCATCAATGAGCTGGACGACATGACGGCAGACTTTCACAATCGACTGGTGGAGCTTTACGTTAGGAATCTCACTGGCATGAGCAAGGGAGAGGAGTTCGATGCTCTCATGGACAAGTTTATCAAGTTTTTACGGGATTCGCGGCAGGTATACGGCCTGACGAGGGCATTCGCTCAGATTCCCAAAGACG ATCCGTCTTTCTacgaggcgcaggccgtcgtACTCAGCAACATGGGATCACACCGACAGGCGCTTGATATCTTCGTGTTCAAGATGAAGGACTATGGCAAAGCAGAGGA ATACTGTAATCGCGTGCACAAGCAGCaagaggccgcggccgccagcacAGAGGAGAGCGAAAAGTCGGATGTTGCCGATGACTCGACGAAGTCGATATACCACATCCTCCTATCACTCTATCTcaagccaccaccaccccacgAGGCTCAGCTCGAACCGGCGTTGGATCTCCTATCCAAGCACGGATCCCGTTTACCGGCCACATCCACGCTTGGGCTGATCCCGGACGATCTCCCGGTGGGGGCGCTGGAAGCTTACTTCCGTGGCAGGATCAGATCGGCCAACAGCCTGGTCAACGAAtcgcgcatcgtcgccggcctgcgcaAGGCAGAGTTCATATCCACGGCTGCGCGGCTGCACCTGGGCGACAACGTGGACGGCGGACAAGGCGGGCGGAACAGGCAcgtcaccatcaccgacgAGCGACACTGCGTCGTGTGCCACAagaagctgggcggcggcatgaggatcggcggcagcgtcgtcgcggtgctGCCTGACAATACGGTGGTGCATTACGGCTGCCTCAGCAGGGCGACGGGGCAGAAGGCGGACAGCACCCGGGCTCCTAGCTGGGGTAGGGGGTTCTAG
- the VAM6 gene encoding Vacuolar morphogenesis protein 6, variant 2 (BUSCO:EOG09260OCI~COG:U~EggNog:ENOG503NY6X) gives MNGGYVLVDALTHEIDDIVSPGTVGGASQGSRFGAVSSASMGYMGLGGYMPRPLAAKLADGELLLAKDINTLFVNDEGKPLERRQIPWLSAPESIGYSYPYIVALQPPAKGSLEVRNPDTLSLLQSMSLPGAAQLHFPPPTVSLAHAGKGFHISSDRCVWKMDATDYDSQVEELVAKGKFDEAISVLNMLEDALLKDKAETLREVKMLKAEMLFAKKKYRQAMDLMNEDDVHAPPERVLRLFPPQIAGDLSRWAHVQDAKDADEEPPKKTGGTRPSSPDGDAEQAAPPMVGGFAKLFRGAHKKNISDAASVTSAKKDATEEDDTESAKESPAEDKPLQGKELTKAVLELNSYLAGTRARLQRVIDPVTGRLKPRTDQGSSAEEAAERFLRTTQDESEQKLEEELRKTFRLVDTTLFRAYMFSQPSLAGSLFRIPNFCDPDVVNERLLEHNRYNELVDFFYGKRLHKEALDLLRRFGSTTKPDEAAPTLHGPDRTIQYLQNLPPSEIDLVLEYAGWTLKSNPDYAMEIFTGDTENAETLPRERVISFLREVDTKLERLYLEHIINELDDMTADFHNRLVELYVRNLTGMSKGEEFDALMDKFIKFLRDSRQVYGLTRAFAQIPKDDPSFYEAQAVVLSNMGSHRQALDIFVFKMKDYGKAEEYCNRVHKQQEAAAASTEESEKSDVADDSTKSIYHILLSLYLKPPPPHEAQLEPALDLLSKHGSRLPATSTLGLIPDDLPVGALEAYFRGRIRSANSLVNESRIVAGLRKAEFISTAARLHLGDNVDGGQGGRNRHVTITDERHCVVCHKKLGGGMRIGGSVVAVLPDNTVVHYGCLSRATGQKADSTRAPSWGRGF, from the exons ATGAACGGGGGATACGTCCTGGTTGATGCCTTGACACACGAAATCGACGACATTGTCAGCCCCGGCACGGTGGGTGGCGCGAGCCAGGGGAGCCGCTTTGGTGCCGTTAGCAGTGCGAGCATGGGCTACATGGGGCTCGGCGGGTACATGCCCCGACCGCTGGCCGCgaagctggccgacggcgaaCTTTTACTGGCCAAGGACATCAATACCTTGTTCGTGAATGATGAGGGGAAGCCACTTGAACGGCGGCAGATACCATGGCTCTCTGCGCCCGAGTCCATCGGATACTCCTATCCCTACATTGTGGCcttgcagccgccggccaagGGGTCGTTGGAGGTACGAAACCCGGACACGCTGTCGCTGTTGCAGAGCATGTCACTCCCCGGGGCCGCTCAGCTGCAtttcccgccgccgacggtcAGCTTGGCACATGCTGGCAAGGGCTTCCACATCTCCAGCGACCGGTGCGTGTGGAAGATGGACGCAACCGACTACGACTCGCAGGTGGAAGAGCTGGTCGCGAAGGGCAAGTTTGACGAAGCCATCAGCGTCCTCAACATGCTAGAGGACGCATTactcaaggacaaggcggAGACGCTCCGTGAGGTCAAGATGCTCAAGGCGGAGATGCTCTTCGCCAAGAAAAAGTATCGCCAGGCCATGGACTTGATGAATGAAGACGACGTTCACGCGCCTCCGGAAAGGGTGCTGAGGCTATTCCCGCCTCAGATCGCGGGCGACTTGTCGCGTTGGGCCCATGTGCAGGACGCCAAGGACGCAGATGAGGagccgccgaagaagactGGGGGGACGAGACCCAGTAGCCCGGACGGAGACGCGGAGCAagctgcgccgcccatggtcggcggcttcgcgAAGCTGTTCCGGGGAGCGCACAAGAAGAACATATCGGACGCTGCCTCCGTCACGTCGGCAAAGAAAGACGCTACGGAAGAGGACGACACCGAAAGTGCCAAGGAATCGCCTGCGGAGGATAAGCCGCTCCAGGGAAAAGAGTTGACGAAAGCGGTGTTGGAGCTGAATAGCTATCTCGCGGGAACCCGCGCGCGGCTTCAGCGAGTCATCGACCCAGTGACAGGGAGGCTCAAGCCACGGACGGACCAGGGCAGCTCCGCGGAAGAGGCAGCAGAGAGGTTTCTGAGGACGACACAGGATGAGTCGGAGCAGAAactcgaggaggagctgcgaAAGACGtttcgcctcgtcgacacAACCCTATTCCGCGCATACATGTTCTCACAACCATCTCTCGCAGGCTCGCTGTTCCGAATCCCCAACTTTTGTGACCCAGATGTGGTCAACGAGAGACTTCTGGAGCACAACAGGTACAACGAGCTGGTGGATTTCTTCTACGGCAAGAGGCTGCACAAGGAGGCTCTGGATCTACTCCGTAGGTTCGGGTCGACCACGAAGCCCGACGAGGCAGCGCCAACACTCCACGGGCCGGACCGCACCATTCAGTACCTGCAGAACCTGCCTCCGTCCGAAATCGACCTCGTGCTGGAGTACGCTGGGTGGACGCTTAAGAGCAACCCCGACTACGCCATGGAGATCTTTACGGGCGACACGGAGAATGCGGAGACGTTGCCTCGCGAGAGAGTCATCTCGTTCCTCCGCGAGGTCGACACCAAGCTTGAGAGGCTGTATTTGGAACACATCATCAATGAGCTGGACGACATGACGGCAGACTTTCACAATCGACTGGTGGAGCTTTACGTTAGGAATCTCACTGGCATGAGCAAGGGAGAGGAGTTCGATGCTCTCATGGACAAGTTTATCAAGTTTTTACGGGATTCGCGGCAGGTATACGGCCTGACGAGGGCATTCGCTCAGATTCCCAAAGACG ATCCGTCTTTCTacgaggcgcaggccgtcgtACTCAGCAACATGGGATCACACCGACAGGCGCTTGATATCTTCGTGTTCAAGATGAAGGACTATGGCAAAGCAGAGGA ATACTGTAATCGCGTGCACAAGCAGCaagaggccgcggccgccagcacAGAGGAGAGCGAAAAGTCGGATGTTGCCGATGACTCGACGAAGTCGATATACCACATCCTCCTATCACTCTATCTcaagccaccaccaccccacgAGGCTCAGCTCGAACCGGCGTTGGATCTCCTATCCAAGCACGGATCCCGTTTACCGGCCACATCCACGCTTGGGCTGATCCCGGACGATCTCCCGGTGGGGGCGCTGGAAGCTTACTTCCGTGGCAGGATCAGATCGGCCAACAGCCTGGTCAACGAAtcgcgcatcgtcgccggcctgcgcaAGGCAGAGTTCATATCCACGGCTGCGCGGCTGCACCTGGGCGACAACGTGGACGGCGGACAAGGCGGGCGGAACAGGCAcgtcaccatcaccgacgAGCGACACTGCGTCGTGTGCCACAagaagctgggcggcggcatgaggatcggcggcagcgtcgtcgcggtgctGCCTGACAATACGGTGGTGCATTACGGCTGCCTCAGCAGGGCGACGGGGCAGAAGGCGGACAGCACCCGGGCTCCTAGCTGGGGTAGGGGGTTCTAG